Part of the Paenibacillus sp. FSL R7-0273 genome is shown below.
AACCCCTTTGCATTTTTCCAATGACTGAATATATTTCTAGAGAAGTAACTTCGGAAATATAAAAAGAGTACACCTGATCATCCATTATTTTGCTTTCTAAATTCAAAAAGGAACTGTTTTTTTCAACGTTAAATAATAAACAATATGCATTTGTATCCAGTAGATATTTCAAATTACTCTACTCCTTATCTTCTTTAATAATTTGAGTAGGTAATGCATAAAGGATTTGTTCTACTTTTTCTTTTGAAAAAGGCTCTAATTTTTCCTTAATTTGTTCAACTGTGTCCCAAAGATCTGCATCTGCTCCCTTATTAATGTAGGCATCAACGCCAAGATTAATTAACTTTTTCATTACTGGCGGATCCTGATAGTTAGTATATACCATTACCTCAGTATATTGATCTTTTTTTCTAATTTCCTCCAACACTTGGTCACCTGTAAGTCCTGGTAACTTTAAATCAAGTACAACTAAATCATACATATTATTATTAAATACAGTAATAGCTTCAGTTCCATCAACTACCCAATCCACCGTTATTTCTTGTAATTCTAATGCTTTCTTCAACATCTCGCCCGTTTTTATTTCGTCTTCTACTAATAATACTCTATATTTCATTTTCGCTTTCACCTCGGTATATTAATTATAAATCTTGCACCTGACGTGTAATTAGGGTCAAGAGTAATAGTTCCACCTTGCATTTTTAATATATTCCAAATTATAAATAACCCTAAGCCCTCGCCTTCGCCAGGAGGTTTTGTGGAGAAGAAAGGCTCAAATATCTTCCTTCTTGCTTCAAATGGCACGCCTTTACCAGTATCCTCAAATATTATTGATGTACGTTTTTTATTTTGACTAACTCTGATATTAATATTTTTTTCTGTCACTTTGATTTGTTCTTTTATTGAGTAAATTGAGTTAATTAGCATATTACTAATTACTTGTTCAAATTTAACTGGGTCAAACACCATTAATATAGTTTCTTCAGCAAGAATATTTACATTTATTTTTTCCTTTTTTAATCGAGCTTCCTCTGCATTTATTCTCTTTTTGATCAATTGTATTAAGTTGAATTCCTGCACTAGACTTTTACTTGAGGTTAACGGTGAAAGTCTTTTTATTAGATTTCCCATACGCTCTGTTTCTTCTAATACAGAATCAAATACCTTGTATACCACTAGCAGGTCATTGTTAACTTTTAATAACTCCCGATAGAATTGGATTGTATATCTAATATTTGTAATAGGCTGTCCGAGTTCATGAGAGATTCCAGTTGTTAATTCGCTTATTGCTGCGAGTTGCTTTTGATGGTCTAGTTCGGAGTATAATTCTTGTATTTTTGACCATATTCCTTCTTCCGACTCTTTAAGTGCTTGTGAAAACTTTGTCTCATGAATTACGGTCGTTTGATGATTTAAAATCCCAAAATTTTTAATTTTTTCTTTTAATGCATTAGCTTTTTCAAGCATACCGAATTTCAAGTAAAAGTTAATAATAGTTTTATTGATTGGTAGACTATCTGAGCCACTTCTCTCCATTTTTGAAAGTATATTATTAACTTGCTCTAGATCATTTTGACTTTCAAAATAATAAACGAGTTCATACAAAATGTTAAAATCATTTAGTTTTAAAATGTCTGGGTATTTTGATAAAACAATATCTGCTGCTAAATAATTACTCGATTTACGACATATCCTAAAAAGAGATCTGATAATTACAGGATCTTTTTGTAAATCTAAGATTGATGTGGCTACTTGAATAGCTTTCTCAAACTCTCCTATTTTTTCATAAATAGAAACAGAATATTTATCGGCAGCTAAGGTCTTTTGTATTCTTGGTTTATCTAAAATGACCTTATCAAGAATAAAAGCTACCTTCTTTTTATCTGTTGTCTCAACAAGATTTAATGAGTCCACAAATTCTTGAAATACAAAGTTTTTTTTATTGAGTATAGCCTTTATCATTTCTATTTCATCATTTAACTCTAAGGTGTCAAAATCATATTTTATAGCTTCTTCTATTCCGCCAAACAAGCTCAAATTAGCTCCTGGTAAATGACAAATATCTAATATCTTTTGCTGAAATGCTAGTAGTTGTTGGGAGTTTAGGACAGTTTTAAGTCTAGTGTAGCGCTTCAAAAAATTTTTCATGGACATTTTATTATCAATTCTTTTTAAATACTCTAAATATGCTTTTATACTTTGGTCATAAAGGTGATTTTGATTATATATGTCACCAAGAATTAAATAAAAAAAATTTTCTTCAGGAAATTGATATATTGCTTTTAAACATAAATTTGTCGCTTCAGTCAAATCACCAATTTGTCTACTTTCTTTGATTTTATTTCCTAACATATATTTATTTGTATCTGCTTCTATCATTAAGCCCCGTCCTTTTCTTGGTAATTTACACCAACTCAATAAAGGTATTCTTCATTAAATAATGATTCCCTTCTGAATTTAAAAAAATTAACTACTTATGATACGGCTCCCCCCGATTTATCTTCACCGCGCGATAAATCTGCTCCACCAGCACCAGCCGCATGAGCTGATGGGGCAGCGTCATGCGGCCGAAGCTCATGCGCTGCTGGGCGCGGCGCATCACGTCATCGGAGAGGCCATGGCTGCCTCCGATGACGAACACGACATGGCTCGTCCCGTAGGTGCCGAGCCGGTCGATTTCCGCGGCAAGCTCCTCGGAGCTCCAGAGCTTGCCGTCGATCGCGAGCGCAATGACATGTGCATCGCTCTTGATGTGCGCGAGGATGCGCTCTCCCTCGCGCGTTTTGACCTGGACCACTTCAGCATCGCTGAGATTGTCCGGTGCTTTTTCATCCGCCACCTCAATCACCTGGAACTTGAGGTATGGCGTCAGCCGCTTGGCATACTCTGCGATGCCGCTGACCAAATATTTTTCCTTTAATTTGCCTACGCCAATAATTTGAATGAACATGATATCCTCCATATGCCGGCCGGAAGCCGGCTGTTGCTCGTTAATGTGAATGTATAATAAGAAGGCAGATTGTAACTGCCTGCTCCGCCTTAATTTGTCCTGTAATCTCTAATTCCATAAACGTTCTGCCGGATAACTCTTAGGCCAGTCCTTCTGCTCCCCGTTTCTCTACATCTTCCGCTGAAGCATCCAGGCTGCATAAACACGCTCTCCAAGCTCCCTATGACCAAGCTTACCATATCCCGATGCAGCTGTTTATTACTACGTACACTTTA
Proteins encoded:
- a CDS encoding sensor histidine kinase produces the protein MIEADTNKYMLGNKIKESRQIGDLTEATNLCLKAIYQFPEENFFYLILGDIYNQNHLYDQSIKAYLEYLKRIDNKMSMKNFLKRYTRLKTVLNSQQLLAFQQKILDICHLPGANLSLFGGIEEAIKYDFDTLELNDEIEMIKAILNKKNFVFQEFVDSLNLVETTDKKKVAFILDKVILDKPRIQKTLAADKYSVSIYEKIGEFEKAIQVATSILDLQKDPVIIRSLFRICRKSSNYLAADIVLSKYPDILKLNDFNILYELVYYFESQNDLEQVNNILSKMERSGSDSLPINKTIINFYLKFGMLEKANALKEKIKNFGILNHQTTVIHETKFSQALKESEEGIWSKIQELYSELDHQKQLAAISELTTGISHELGQPITNIRYTIQFYRELLKVNNDLLVVYKVFDSVLEETERMGNLIKRLSPLTSSKSLVQEFNLIQLIKKRINAEEARLKKEKINVNILAEETILMVFDPVKFEQVISNMLINSIYSIKEQIKVTEKNINIRVSQNKKRTSIIFEDTGKGVPFEARRKIFEPFFSTKPPGEGEGLGLFIIWNILKMQGGTITLDPNYTSGARFIINIPR
- a CDS encoding response regulator, with translation MKYRVLLVEDEIKTGEMLKKALELQEITVDWVVDGTEAITVFNNNMYDLVVLDLKLPGLTGDQVLEEIRKKDQYTEVMVYTNYQDPPVMKKLINLGVDAYINKGADADLWDTVEQIKEKLEPFSKEKVEQILYALPTQIIKEDKE
- the rlmH gene encoding 23S rRNA (pseudouridine(1915)-N(3))-methyltransferase RlmH, producing the protein MFIQIIGVGKLKEKYLVSGIAEYAKRLTPYLKFQVIEVADEKAPDNLSDAEVVQVKTREGERILAHIKSDAHVIALAIDGKLWSSEELAAEIDRLGTYGTSHVVFVIGGSHGLSDDVMRRAQQRMSFGRMTLPHQLMRLVLVEQIYRAVKINRGEPYHK